Within Streptomyces antibioticus, the genomic segment CCCGGGATGTCGCGGTCACCTGCGCATCGGCTGCCGCGAGGATCTGCACGAGCGATCGGCCGACGTTACCGGTCGCACCCGTCACTACGAACATGAGCAACTCCCGTGTCAATTCAGCATGGCTGTCGCCGCCCGAGCGGGCGGGGCCGCCGCCGAGAGCTGTTCTCCGGGCGACACGGGGACGCTAACATCGTCGATATAGTAGGTACCTACAGGAAAGTGACTATCCCGAGGGGGTGTGTATGGCCGGCGACGCCGACCGGGTGGCAGCCGCTACGACCGACCCGGAACTCGCCTGTCCGACCAGTGCGGTCGTGGACATCGTGTTCAGCCGGTGGACCACGCCGATCCTGTGGACTCTCCACGTGCATGGCCGGCAACGGTTCGTCGAACTGGAACGACGGATCGGCACGATCACGCCGAAGGTACTGACCCAGCGGCTGCGCCAGTTGGAACGCGACGGCATGGTCGTGCGTACGTACCACCCGGAGGTCCCCCCTCGGGTCGAGTACGAGATCAGCGAGCTGGGCCGCAGCCTGGCCCCGCTCTTCGCGCACCTCGCCGAATGGGCTGCCGGCAACCTGGACAAGGTCGAGCAGTCCCGGCACGCCTACGACACCGCTCCACCCCGGTAGCGCGTCAGCGACAGGACCCGATCCCTGTCCGAACCTCCGCTACCTGGTCCATCCCGCAAGCGAGTGGGGTGCGTCGCGACCTCCTGTACCTGCCTGCGCTGCAACCCGCGCATCGACCAGGGCTCCACAGGGCACCCTTGCGCGCGGGTTCGCCGTCAGACAGCCGGACGGTCTTGCCTCGACTGCCTCAGATCCAGTGCTTTGTTCCTCACATTCAGGCCGCGGCGCGGAAGACGTACGCCGACATCGGGGCGGTGACCGGTCCTGGTCCCAGACGGGCCGTCATCTCTTCGATGACGGTGGCCCGGACGGCTGATCCGTCGCTGAGCTCGTTAACGGCCGCGCGCACCGGCGTCCCGGTGAGGTACCCGGTGGCGAGGTCGGCGGTCGACTCGGCCCGGCCCTGAAGCGTCAGCGTCTGCTCGTACTCGACAGCGAACCCGGCGGCCGCCAGATCGGCGGCCACGACAGCGGGGTCGGCATAGCCGTGCGGAACCGTCTGGAAGAACCGTGGCGGGTCGGCCGGAAAGGCCCGCTCCAGTCCGGCCTGCAGCGCGACTTCGAAGGCGTGCGTCCCGAGCGGGCCCCAGGTGTTGAATAGGAACCGGCCGCCCGGGGTCAGCACCCGACGGACCTCGGTGAACGCTTCGATACGGTCGGGAAAGAACATCACACCGAACTGACAGACCACCAGGTCGAAGCCGCCGTCCGGGAACGGCAGCCGCTGCGCGTCGGCCTGGCGCCACACCGCGCCAGGAGCCCGGGAGGACGCGAAAGCGACCATGGCCTCGTTCAGGTCGGTGGCCGTCACCTCGGCCGAGGGCGCCGCTGTGAGCAGCTCCGCCGTCAACACGCCTGTGCCTGCAGCGAGTTCGAGGATCCGCCGAGGGTGGAGCGCCGCCGCCCGAGCGGTCAGGTCCTCGGCGAAGGGTCGGAAGACCACCGGCACGAGGTACTGCTCATAGGCCGCCGGCATGGAATCGGACCATCGCCGGTCGGCATTGATTCCTGTCACCCTCATGACGGTAGCGCCGCGCCGGGAAACCGGTTCCTTGCCGCGCCGCGATGCACTCTGGAGCTGGACCCACCTGGCAAAGTGGCAGGCCGACGTTGGATCGTGTCGTCCCGTTGCCCGCCTCGACCGCCGCGGCGTCGGCGGTATCCAGGCCGGCTGCCTGCGGAAGGAAGGTCTGTCGACGGCAGAGGACGACCCGGCCGGGGCCCTGGCCTGGCGCAGGGTCGCCCGCCGCCGGGCCTGGCTCGGTGCCATGGCCGCTGTCACCGTGGTCGCGGTGGCCGCCGTCGGCACCTACCTGATGGCAGCACACGACGGGGACGGGAAGCCGGGCGGCACGCGGGCCGGGGCGGGCACGACGGCCTCCGCGTCCGCCCCCGGCCACCGCTCCGCAGCACGGACCGCCTCGCCGGAAGCGGTGTCAGCCTCCCCGGCCGCGGACGCTCCAGAGGCCGGACAGGAAGCGGGAACTCCGGCAGGGAAGGCGTCGTCCCCCGACTGCCTGCCGGTCACCTTCAAGCTGCCCACCGGCCCGGCGACCTGCGAGTCCAAGGAGGACATCTGCGCCGTCCGGTCCCCGTACTACGTCAAGGACATCGACAGCCTGTGCGGCGGCCCGCCCGCGCTACAGAGGGTCAACATCATCTCCGAGCCCTCCACCGGTGGTCTCCCGGCTCGTCGACGCCCTCGCCGCAGATGGGCCGAAGGCCCTGTCCGCTATAAGGGCCGCTCGGGCCGAAGCGCGTGAGCGCGTCTGGAAGCTGGCCGGCGCTGCGGCGCCGGATGCCGCGGGGCAGGTGATCGTGGACCTGGACGGGGTGCTCGTGCTGGCCCACTCTGAGAAGCAGGACGCCACCGCGACCTGGAAGAAGACCTTCGGACACCACCCCCTGATGGGCTTCGTGGATCACGGAAGCGGCGGGAGCGGTGAGCTGGTCGCCGGCCTGCTCAGACCGGGCAACGCGGGCAGCAACACCGCCGCCGACCACATCACCACGGCCCAACTCGCCTTGGCGCAACTACCGAAGAAGTACCGGCGCGGACGCCGGACGCTGATCCGTACCGACTCCGGCGGCGGCACCCACGAGTTCGTCGCCTGGCTCGCCCAGCGCGGCCGGTGGCTGTAGTACTCGGTCGGCATGACCATCAATGAGCAGATTCACCAGGCCGTCCTCAAGGTTCCCGCCCCGGCCTGGACGGCAGCGATTGGGCTTGATCCGCTTTGACGGACATCGAAGATCAGGGGCTTCGGCCTCGGAAGGATGATGTCCATCATGGAGAGCATGGGGAAGAAGAAGCCGCGTCCTCGCCGCTCGTTCACGCCGGAGTTCAAGGCCGAGATCGTCGAACTGTGCCGACGCGGTGACCGCTCGGTCGGTCAGGTCGCCAAGGACTTCGACCTGACCGAGACCGCGGTGCGCGACTGGCTCAAGCAGGCCGAGGTCGACGCGGGCGAGCGCGACGGCCTGACCAGCAGCGAACGCGAGGAAATGGCCCAACTGCGGCGGGAGAACCGCCGCCTGCGGGAGGACGTGGAGATCCTCCAGCATGCTCACCGCACGTCTGAAGACTCTCGTCACGGACGGCCTGCTGGAGCGCCGGCCCTACCAGAGCAACCCTGTCCGTCACGAGTACGTGCTCACCGAGCTCGGGCGCTCCCTGCGTCCGGTGATCGTCACTCTGGCCGCGTGGGGCAACTCCCGGCTGACGGCCCGGGAACGGAGCATGATCCTGGTTGACGCGGACACCGGGGAGGAGGTCGAGCCCGTGGTCGTCGACGCCAGGACCGGCCGCCGTCTCGACGACAGCCGCGCCTATGTCTTCGCGGCGGGCCCCTCGGCGAGCGACGCCATGCGCAGCCGCTACACCCGGAAGCGTCCGGCAGTTGCATGCGGGGAGGGCACGACGGCCACCGCGTGAGGGGCGGTGCGAAGAACCGGGGGCGTCGAGGGGACTGGCTGGCACTGGTGACGCGCCACCGCCGGCAGGCCAGGTGCTCCTGCGGTGTGTCCCGGCGTCCGGGAGGAGGTGCAGTGGCATGGAGACGGCCCGCACGCGCGGCGGCGTGAGGCAGGAAGCCGCGACCCGGGCCAATCGCGTCGTCGCAGTGCCCGAGCGCGCGTCGCTGCGTCAGCAGCCTGATGGTGTTCTCGGCGTTCCGCGCGCGGCCGTCCGCAGGAGTGCGGATGTCCTTGCGCGGGCCACTGCCTGAGACGGTGCGCTGTCAGTGAAGGATGACGCTGACGCCTCGTTCCTCGAGGATCTCCAGGATCAGGTCGAACACCGTGGTCTCACGGTTGCTGACGGGCAGGCGTTCGGCCAGCCGTGCCCGGGCGTCGGCCGAGGAGTTCCAGCGCAGGGTGAAGGGAGTCGTGGCGCCCCATCCGCCGCGAAGGCAGTCGTCGAGGGCGTCGAGGTTCCAGCCGAAGTATCCGCCGGGTCCGTTGACGGCCTCACCGATGGCGCAGTAGAAGCTGTCTTCGTCGACGATGTGCCGTCCGTCCAGGGTGAACATCTGCCCTGCCGGGGCGTCGGGCCTTTCCCGGTGTCTGTATCCCCGGGACCACAGCGCCACCGACAGCCATGCGTGTCTGTCCGCGGGTGCAAGGTCGTGCCACATGCCGGTCCGGTTCAGGTGACCTGTGCGTACCAGGTCCCATACGCGTTCCGAACCGGGCAGCGCGTCCGCGCACCACAGTGTCACCGTGAGGTCCACCAGACCGGCTGCATCGGGGGAAGGTTCGACGTCGACGACGGTGACCTCGCCCACGAAGTAGGACCCCATGGTGACACCGTCGCCGTCGAGAAGAGTGAGCCAGGCGTTCCCTGCCCGGGCGCGACGACCGCCGACATGATCGAGGCTCTTCAGCAGGCCACCTTGGGGGAGGCAGCCTTCGAGGCGCACGCGGCGTGCGCCGCCCTCTTCACGCTCGTCCGGCCGGGGGGTGAAGATCCCCTCGGCCTCGTGAGCGAATCCCCAGAAGTCGCTGTCGGCCTCGTCCGAGGTCAGCGCGTACTTCTTCCCCGCGCCGCCCTGCCCCGACGTTCGCATCACACCCCCTGTGAGAGCGCTGATCCTACCGAGGCCCGAGAACTCGCCAGGCAGTCGTCGTCGCCGTGTCCGTTCTGATCCCCGCGGTCTCGTGGCTCAACGGGCTCTGTGTGGCGAGGTCGCGGCCCTCCGAGCCGGTGGCGGGTGGCCCGGTGGTGGGCGGCTGTGCGCCGAACACTACGAGGCCAGCGTCTTCACCTTGCCTTCGAGACCGGCCTTGCTCGTCCCCATCAGGTCGTCGCTCTTCTCGCCGTGCTTGAAGAAGATGAAGGTGGGCATGGCTCGGATGCCGTACGCCTGGGCCACGGGAGCGACCCTGTCGACGTCCACGGACACGAACCCGATGTCGTGGTAC encodes:
- a CDS encoding winged helix-turn-helix transcriptional regulator — translated: MAGDADRVAAATTDPELACPTSAVVDIVFSRWTTPILWTLHVHGRQRFVELERRIGTITPKVLTQRLRQLERDGMVVRTYHPEVPPRVEYEISELGRSLAPLFAHLAEWAAGNLDKVEQSRHAYDTAPPR
- a CDS encoding class I SAM-dependent methyltransferase — encoded protein: MPAAYEQYLVPVVFRPFAEDLTARAAALHPRRILELAAGTGVLTAELLTAAPSAEVTATDLNEAMVAFASSRAPGAVWRQADAQRLPFPDGGFDLVVCQFGVMFFPDRIEAFTEVRRVLTPGGRFLFNTWGPLGTHAFEVALQAGLERAFPADPPRFFQTVPHGYADPAVVAADLAAAGFAVEYEQTLTLQGRAESTADLATGYLTGTPVRAAVNELSDGSAVRATVIEEMTARLGPGPVTAPMSAYVFRAAA
- a CDS encoding barstar family protein, whose translation is MRTSGQGGAGKKYALTSDEADSDFWGFAHEAEGIFTPRPDEREEGGARRVRLEGCLPQGGLLKSLDHVGGRRARAGNAWLTLLDGDGVTMGSYFVGEVTVVDVEPSPDAAGLVDLTVTLWCADALPGSERVWDLVRTGHLNRTGMWHDLAPADRHAWLSVALWSRGYRHRERPDAPAGQMFTLDGRHIVDEDSFYCAIGEAVNGPGGYFGWNLDALDDCLRGGWGATTPFTLRWNSSADARARLAERLPVSNRETTVFDLILEILEERGVSVILH
- a CDS encoding thioredoxin family protein; this translates as MALIEVTSTEQFEELLRRSEKAAVEFTAAWSGPGQLIHPVFERLSEQYHDIGFVSVDVDRVAPVAQAYGIRAMPTFIFFKHGEKSDDLMGTSKAGLEGKVKTLAS